In the genome of Chryseobacterium oryzae, one region contains:
- a CDS encoding endonuclease/exonuclease/phosphatase family protein yields MKLFRSILLVVHFVLLFLLCGVLLNAYIPPKVFWGFSFLSLGFPLIMILYVIITFFWIFSWKKRAFFFMFAGLFFLNPTKRWLNYSSENKETPNLKIVTFNVKSGKWGKNEIQNYINAQKADLVFLQESGPDYELDHLKAEETLQIICFYSKYKILDRKDIFKPLTEKDVTSQCEQIDIEIRGKIYRVFNVHLQSFGVVKDMVKLDGNGNEDEKKMKDLVKKLIPTFKVHQEEIQLIRKSVEESPYPVIVAGDFNAVPNSYEYYQMSKVLKDAFFETGKGSGTSFHDFKYPLRIDYIFTSETIKPIHYSVDHSAHLSDHFPVIASFKIE; encoded by the coding sequence GTGAAATTATTCCGCTCTATTCTTTTAGTTGTTCATTTCGTATTGCTCTTTCTGCTTTGCGGAGTCTTGCTGAATGCATACATTCCGCCAAAAGTTTTTTGGGGTTTTAGTTTTCTTTCTTTAGGTTTTCCTTTGATAATGATTCTATATGTAATTATCACTTTCTTCTGGATTTTCAGCTGGAAAAAAAGAGCATTTTTCTTTATGTTTGCAGGTCTTTTCTTTCTGAATCCTACAAAAAGGTGGCTGAATTATTCATCCGAAAACAAAGAAACACCAAATCTTAAAATTGTAACCTTCAATGTAAAATCGGGAAAATGGGGAAAAAATGAAATTCAGAATTACATTAATGCACAAAAAGCAGATCTTGTTTTCCTTCAGGAATCCGGACCAGATTACGAATTGGATCATCTGAAAGCAGAAGAAACTCTACAAATTATTTGCTTTTATTCGAAATACAAAATTCTGGACAGGAAAGATATTTTCAAACCGCTTACAGAAAAAGATGTCACTTCACAATGTGAGCAGATAGATATTGAAATAAGAGGTAAAATATACAGAGTTTTCAACGTTCATCTTCAGTCATTCGGGGTTGTAAAAGATATGGTAAAACTAGACGGAAATGGTAATGAAGACGAGAAAAAAATGAAAGATCTGGTTAAAAAACTGATTCCGACATTTAAAGTTCATCAGGAAGAAATACAGCTCATCAGAAAAAGTGTAGAAGAATCTCCTTATCCGGTAATTGTGGCAGGAGATTTCAATGCAGTCCCCAATTCTTACGAATATTACCAAATGTCTAAAGTGTTGAAAGATGCATTCTTCGAAACAGGAAAAGGGAGCGGAACCAGCTTTCACGATTTTAAATATCCTTTGAGAATAGACTATATTTTTACTTCGGAAACTATAAAACCCATTCATTACAGTGTTGATCATTCTGCTCATCTTTCGGATCATTTTCCTGTAATTGCCAGTTTTAAAATAGAGTGA
- a CDS encoding YoaK family protein yields the protein MLRNYSNSRTLGDNIRLGTLTAFTAGTINIASLLIFLSFTSNVTGHYAVFAAEISKGNWTQVAIVGAWIFLFFFGSFTANFSVINFNKKSKYFAHAFPLVLEIVCLLSVGIYGQFYYQKTIEEAQVMVALMLFATGLQNGLTASISNFLVKTTHLTGTTTDLGILTSMFTQKKYRKNPELIARAKLLSSIMISYVLGAIFSGLTYYYLEFRVFYVISTCLLVVIGYDFYKIHLRHFYTNYRYSKIYNKPNFMAFIYDKIHGTEEETVKEKRPEKSKLVLEKKMM from the coding sequence ATGTTAAGAAATTATAGTAACAGCAGAACGTTGGGAGACAACATTAGACTGGGAACGCTGACTGCTTTTACGGCAGGAACTATAAATATAGCATCTCTCCTTATTTTTTTATCTTTTACCTCCAATGTAACCGGTCATTACGCTGTTTTTGCCGCAGAAATAAGCAAAGGCAACTGGACTCAGGTTGCAATAGTTGGCGCATGGATTTTCCTTTTCTTTTTCGGAAGTTTTACGGCAAATTTTTCGGTAATTAATTTCAACAAGAAAAGTAAATATTTTGCCCATGCATTCCCTTTGGTACTGGAGATTGTGTGTCTTTTATCTGTCGGAATTTATGGTCAGTTTTATTACCAGAAAACCATTGAAGAAGCACAAGTAATGGTTGCACTAATGCTTTTTGCAACAGGTCTTCAGAATGGTTTAACAGCAAGTATTTCTAATTTCTTAGTAAAAACAACCCATTTAACAGGAACTACTACCGATTTGGGCATTTTAACATCTATGTTTACCCAAAAGAAATACCGTAAAAATCCGGAACTTATTGCAAGAGCAAAGTTACTTTCCAGTATTATGATTTCTTATGTTTTGGGAGCTATTTTTTCTGGACTTACCTATTATTATCTTGAATTTAGGGTTTTCTATGTCATCAGTACATGTCTTCTCGTAGTTATCGGGTACGATTTTTATAAAATTCATTTAAGACATTTTTATACGAATTACAGATACTCCAAAATATATAACAAACCAAATTTCATGGCATTTATATACGATAAAATACACGGAACCGAAGAGGAAACAGTAAAAGAAAAAAGACCGGAAAAATCTAAACTCGTTTTGGAAAAGAAAATGATGTAA
- a CDS encoding RNA polymerase sigma factor: MKLSFGNKKENLLSGIKKNDPKAQKIFYDQNVKKFLSVARSYISDLYQAEDCVIKAFCKIFKHIESFRGEGNFDGWARRIVVNECLNFIKSHKTVFYLDDVHASVLEEITDEQIVFDFNAQELIDQLPDSYKMVFNLYVLEEYSHQEIAETLNISTAVSKTQLFRAKEKLRKIYFQQQKTLKNEFI; encoded by the coding sequence ATGAAGCTTTCGTTTGGAAATAAAAAAGAAAATTTGCTGAGCGGGATTAAAAAAAATGATCCTAAAGCTCAGAAAATATTCTACGATCAGAATGTAAAGAAATTTCTGAGTGTAGCACGAAGCTATATCAGTGATCTTTATCAGGCAGAAGACTGTGTAATAAAAGCATTCTGTAAGATTTTTAAGCATATCGAAAGTTTTAGAGGAGAAGGAAATTTCGATGGATGGGCAAGAAGAATTGTAGTAAACGAATGTCTTAATTTCATTAAAAGCCATAAAACAGTTTTTTATTTGGATGATGTTCACGCTTCTGTTTTAGAAGAAATTACAGATGAGCAGATTGTATTCGATTTTAATGCGCAGGAATTGATAGACCAGCTTCCGGATTCCTATAAAATGGTTTTTAACCTCTATGTATTAGAAGAATATTCTCATCAGGAAATTGCCGAAACCCTGAATATTAGCACTGCAGTAAGCAAAACGCAACTTTTCAGAGCTAAAGAAAAACTGAGAAAGATTTACTTTCAACAACAAAAAACACTGAAAAATGAATTCATTTAA
- a CDS encoding helix-turn-helix domain-containing protein → MTEPKTILLFDSEYIQVVHYEDATSEKYLKSVFIEGETSFNLLFLLSPNINLSASDCGTHFQFQKNQYILHYSSLENKAELWTENEETLQYFQIQVNYQYIFDLIEPHSNSESAEILENMKNNNYIFLHKETPPFMTVEMHMILKEISGYSKKGVMQKLFIEAKIIKLLILIFEQFKEKNVEELGSDNPETIKKFLDENYHKNIKIEEISRIVGINQNMLRKEFKKQYNTTIVDYISELRMLKAKKMIIDSKIMIKEIAIECGYEYVQNFTRAFKKKYGVSPEKLRLG, encoded by the coding sequence ATGACAGAACCTAAAACAATCTTACTCTTTGATTCTGAATACATTCAGGTGGTTCATTATGAAGATGCAACATCAGAAAAATATCTTAAATCAGTTTTTATTGAAGGTGAGACAAGCTTTAATCTGCTTTTTTTATTAAGTCCGAATATCAATTTGAGTGCTTCAGATTGTGGAACCCATTTTCAATTCCAAAAAAATCAATACATACTTCACTATTCTTCATTAGAAAACAAAGCAGAATTGTGGACTGAAAATGAAGAAACATTACAATATTTCCAGATTCAGGTAAACTATCAGTATATATTTGATTTAATTGAACCACATTCTAATTCGGAGAGTGCAGAAATTCTCGAAAATATGAAGAACAACAATTATATTTTTCTCCATAAAGAAACTCCTCCATTTATGACGGTCGAAATGCACATGATTTTGAAGGAAATATCCGGTTATTCTAAAAAAGGAGTGATGCAAAAACTGTTTATTGAAGCCAAAATTATTAAACTTCTCATTTTAATCTTCGAACAGTTTAAAGAAAAAAATGTTGAAGAACTTGGATCTGATAATCCCGAAACCATCAAAAAATTTTTAGATGAAAACTATCATAAAAATATTAAAATTGAAGAAATTTCGAGAATTGTAGGTATAAACCAGAATATGCTCAGAAAAGAATTCAAAAAACAATACAATACTACCATTGTAGATTATATCTCCGAACTCCGCATGTTAAAAGCAAAAAAAATGATTATTGACAGCAAGATTATGATTAAAGAAATCGCCATAGAATGCGGTTATGAATATGTTCAGAATTTTACTCGGGCATTCAAGAAAAAGTATGGCGTTTCACCAGAAAAGCTGAGACTGGGTTAA
- a CDS encoding fumarate hydratase, whose product MEFKYQDPYPILKDDTVYKKLTSDYVKVEKLGEREILTIDPKGLELLAEEAMADVSFMLRSSHLESLRRIIDDPEATDNDRFVAYNLLQNAAVAVEGALPSCQDTGTAIVMGKKGENVYTGVDDGEYLSKGIYNTYQKRNLRYSQVVPLTMFDEKNSGSNLPAQIDIYAKKGDYYEFLFLTKGGGSANKTFLYQKTKSLLNEKSLEAFVKERISDLGTAACPPYHLALVIGGTSAEANLAAVKKASAKYYDNLPTEGNEAGQAFRDLEWEAKVQKICQESEIGAQFGGKYLTHDVRVIRLPRHAASCPVGMGVSCSADRNIKGKITKDGIFLEQLEQDPKRFLPATPPHLEEAVEIDLNKPMPEILAELSKYPIKTRLKLNGTLIVARDIAHAKIKELLDSGKPMPEYFKNHPIYYAGPAKTPEGMASGSFGPTTAGRMDVYVDEFQKNGGSMVMLAKGNRTADVANACAKYGGFYLGSIGGPAAILAKDNILSVEVVDFPELGMEAVRKIEVKDFPAFIITDDKGNDFFADLAH is encoded by the coding sequence ATGGAATTTAAATATCAGGATCCGTATCCGATTCTTAAAGATGATACGGTTTACAAAAAACTAACTTCAGACTATGTAAAAGTTGAAAAATTAGGAGAAAGAGAAATTTTAACCATAGACCCGAAAGGTCTTGAGCTTCTTGCTGAAGAGGCAATGGCAGATGTTTCTTTTATGCTTCGTTCCTCGCATTTAGAAAGCTTAAGAAGAATCATTGATGATCCGGAAGCTACTGATAATGATAGATTTGTGGCGTATAATTTACTGCAAAATGCTGCAGTTGCCGTAGAAGGAGCTTTACCTTCTTGCCAAGATACCGGAACGGCAATTGTAATGGGAAAAAAAGGTGAAAATGTTTACACAGGGGTTGATGATGGCGAATATCTGAGCAAAGGAATTTACAATACTTATCAAAAAAGAAATTTAAGATATTCTCAGGTAGTCCCTTTAACGATGTTTGATGAAAAAAATTCTGGTTCCAATCTTCCTGCTCAGATTGATATTTATGCTAAAAAGGGGGATTATTACGAGTTTTTATTCCTTACAAAAGGTGGCGGTTCTGCCAATAAAACTTTTCTTTATCAAAAAACAAAATCTTTACTGAACGAAAAATCTTTGGAAGCTTTTGTAAAAGAAAGAATTTCAGATTTGGGAACAGCGGCTTGCCCGCCATATCACTTGGCTTTGGTAATTGGAGGAACTTCAGCTGAAGCGAATTTAGCAGCGGTAAAAAAAGCATCAGCAAAATATTACGACAATCTTCCAACAGAAGGCAATGAAGCCGGACAGGCATTCAGAGATTTGGAATGGGAAGCAAAAGTTCAGAAAATTTGCCAGGAGAGTGAAATCGGAGCTCAGTTTGGCGGAAAATACCTTACGCACGATGTGAGAGTAATCAGGCTTCCTCGTCACGCAGCTTCTTGTCCGGTTGGGATGGGTGTTTCCTGTTCAGCAGACAGAAATATTAAAGGAAAAATTACCAAAGACGGTATTTTCTTAGAGCAACTGGAACAAGATCCGAAAAGATTTTTACCTGCAACACCACCACATTTGGAAGAAGCCGTAGAAATTGATCTGAATAAACCAATGCCGGAAATTTTAGCTGAACTTTCAAAATATCCTATTAAAACAAGGCTTAAATTAAATGGAACCTTAATTGTTGCAAGAGATATTGCCCATGCAAAGATTAAAGAACTCTTAGACAGCGGAAAACCGATGCCTGAATATTTCAAAAATCATCCAATTTACTACGCAGGGCCTGCAAAAACTCCCGAAGGAATGGCTTCTGGAAGCTTTGGTCCTACAACCGCAGGAAGAATGGATGTATATGTGGATGAATTTCAAAAAAATGGAGGAAGTATGGTGATGTTGGCAAAAGGAAACCGAACAGCCGATGTTGCCAATGCCTGTGCAAAATACGGAGGGTTCTATCTTGGTTCAATTGGTGGTCCTGCTGCGATTTTAGCTAAAGATAATATTCTGTCTGTTGAGGTTGTAGATTTCCCGGAATTAGGAATGGAAGCGGTGAGAAAAATTGAGGTCAAAGATTTCCCCGCATTTATTATTACCGATGATAAAGGCAACGATTTTTTTGCAGATTTGGCTCATTAA
- the mutL gene encoding DNA mismatch repair endonuclease MutL, with amino-acid sequence MSDIIQLLPDHVANQIAAGEVVQRPASIVKELLENSIDAGATKIELIIRDAGKNLIQVVDDGKGMSETDARMAFERHATSKIKGTEDIFKIATKGFRGEALASIAAVAQVELKTKRPDSPLGTNIYIEGGVFQFQEPVQTAEGSNFLVKNLFYNVPARRKFLKNNNIEFRHIIDEFQRVALAHENLEFSLFHDDEPVFRLRKGTQMQRIVDIFGRKLQPQLIPIKEDIVWCQLHGFVAKPEGAKKTRGEQFLFVNGRYFKSPYFNKAVQEAFEGLLMPGYIPTFFLFLELDPEKIDVNIHPQKTEVKFEDEHLIFALLRSTIKRSLGIYNIAPSLDFERDPHLDEIMQKSFPSKSNSASFKMPEIIVDRDYNPFLEEKPATKTEIHHLTEMYHQNIAPEPSKINLFEEEDFDEDLMRLPNGYWLFNKGDRTLMLDLGRMHRLVVSESNKSAKKGSTNSQSLLFSLEYHMNEIEKNKYKSIKKYLPELGFEMTIAHENVLRIDAVPEGLKESQVMKFLENLFEILEYRTEEDFLQFYQNQWNKMQSKSRFDFIYKIDAEQLIKDFSALGFPEFLPTGKRCYFEVPFNDFKNKF; translated from the coding sequence ATGTCAGACATCATTCAGCTTTTACCCGATCATGTAGCCAACCAAATTGCAGCAGGTGAGGTCGTACAACGCCCTGCATCTATTGTGAAAGAACTTTTGGAAAACTCTATTGATGCGGGAGCTACAAAAATTGAACTGATTATTCGTGATGCCGGAAAAAACCTTATTCAGGTTGTGGATGACGGAAAAGGGATGTCCGAAACCGATGCAAGAATGGCTTTCGAAAGACACGCCACATCTAAAATAAAAGGAACCGAAGATATTTTTAAAATTGCTACCAAAGGTTTTCGCGGAGAAGCTTTGGCTTCGATTGCTGCTGTTGCTCAGGTTGAATTAAAAACTAAACGCCCCGATTCTCCTTTGGGAACCAATATTTACATTGAAGGCGGTGTATTTCAGTTTCAGGAGCCTGTACAGACTGCGGAAGGATCTAATTTTTTAGTTAAAAATCTATTTTACAATGTTCCGGCAAGAAGAAAATTTCTTAAAAATAACAATATAGAATTTCGTCATATTATTGATGAATTTCAAAGAGTTGCTCTGGCTCATGAAAATTTAGAATTTTCTTTATTTCACGATGATGAGCCTGTTTTCCGATTGAGAAAAGGGACTCAAATGCAGAGAATTGTAGATATTTTCGGAAGAAAACTTCAGCCTCAGCTTATTCCCATTAAAGAAGATATTGTTTGGTGCCAACTTCATGGGTTTGTTGCCAAACCAGAAGGTGCAAAAAAAACACGAGGGGAACAGTTTCTTTTTGTGAATGGACGGTATTTTAAAAGCCCATATTTCAATAAAGCAGTTCAGGAAGCCTTTGAAGGATTACTGATGCCCGGTTACATTCCTACATTTTTTCTTTTTCTGGAATTAGATCCGGAGAAAATAGATGTGAATATTCATCCGCAGAAAACAGAAGTAAAGTTTGAAGATGAGCATCTTATTTTTGCGTTGTTGAGATCTACCATCAAGCGGTCTTTAGGAATTTACAATATCGCTCCCAGTCTCGATTTTGAAAGAGATCCGCATCTCGACGAAATTATGCAGAAAAGTTTTCCGAGCAAGAGTAATTCTGCAAGTTTTAAAATGCCGGAAATTATTGTAGACCGAGATTACAATCCTTTTTTGGAAGAAAAACCGGCAACAAAGACCGAAATTCATCATCTTACGGAGATGTATCATCAAAATATTGCTCCGGAACCTTCAAAAATCAACCTTTTTGAAGAAGAAGATTTTGATGAAGATCTTATGAGACTTCCGAACGGATATTGGCTTTTCAACAAAGGCGACCGTACGCTGATGCTGGATTTGGGAAGAATGCACAGACTTGTGGTTTCCGAAAGCAACAAATCTGCAAAAAAAGGCAGTACAAACAGCCAGTCTCTCTTGTTTTCTTTAGAATATCACATGAATGAGATCGAAAAGAACAAGTATAAATCCATTAAAAAATATCTTCCCGAACTCGGTTTTGAAATGACCATTGCCCACGAAAATGTTTTAAGAATAGATGCCGTTCCCGAAGGTTTGAAAGAATCTCAGGTAATGAAATTCTTAGAAAATCTTTTCGAAATTTTAGAATATCGTACCGAAGAAGATTTCTTGCAGTTTTACCAAAACCAATGGAACAAAATGCAGAGCAAATCCAGATTCGATTTTATTTACAAAATAGATGCGGAACAACTCATTAAAGACTTTTCGGCTTTGGGTTTCCCAGAATTTTTACCAACGGGCAAAAGATGCTATTTTGAAGTTCCTTTTAATGATTTTAAAAATAAATTTTAA
- a CDS encoding outer membrane beta-barrel protein produces the protein MIKKFIITGMLCLVTISANAQKKALRLNLQPKEDTTVSPIVKEKVEEYAVKINGIIQEEKKLMEGELSTLQAKNLDKAEFNKQKAQIADQYSQKIDSKIEAIGFDLDQVIQKQVRYSLLNSDVTSNEELKAQLLKKYKPVKNLEGYFSYGIMTLTNDKPDNDLDKNLGYANNLEFGLKFNYQFGRTSPWGLISGIGFSWRTVRSDNNMVFAKQDADVFLAKFDGSLSKSKLRTGYIMVPLGLQYNFSKLKNAGMDIQYRPYSDGFRVGANVYGGIKMSTNNIVKGDDRNLRDRSNYQVNPFVYGAQFTVSYNNVSLFVKKDFSNFFKDSYFENDKALVFGVALGW, from the coding sequence ATGATTAAGAAATTTATCATCACAGGAATGCTGTGCCTTGTTACGATTTCTGCAAACGCACAGAAAAAAGCATTAAGATTAAACCTTCAACCCAAAGAAGACACTACGGTAAGCCCTATTGTAAAGGAGAAAGTTGAAGAATATGCAGTAAAAATCAACGGAATTATTCAGGAAGAAAAAAAGCTCATGGAAGGTGAATTATCTACTTTACAAGCTAAAAATCTGGATAAAGCTGAATTCAACAAACAGAAAGCCCAGATTGCAGATCAGTATTCTCAAAAAATAGATTCTAAAATTGAAGCAATAGGTTTTGATTTGGATCAGGTTATCCAAAAACAGGTAAGATATTCTCTTTTAAATTCTGACGTAACTTCAAACGAAGAATTGAAAGCTCAATTATTAAAGAAATATAAACCTGTTAAAAATCTTGAAGGCTATTTTTCTTACGGAATTATGACACTTACCAACGATAAGCCAGATAATGATTTGGATAAAAATCTTGGATATGCCAATAATCTTGAATTTGGTCTGAAATTTAATTACCAATTTGGCAGAACAAGCCCATGGGGATTAATTTCCGGAATAGGATTTTCCTGGAGAACGGTAAGATCAGACAACAATATGGTTTTTGCAAAACAGGATGCCGATGTTTTTTTAGCTAAGTTTGATGGAAGCCTTAGTAAAAGCAAACTGAGAACAGGTTACATCATGGTTCCTCTTGGTTTACAGTATAATTTCTCTAAACTGAAAAATGCAGGAATGGATATCCAGTACAGACCTTATTCAGACGGATTCCGAGTGGGAGCCAACGTATATGGAGGGATAAAAATGTCTACCAACAATATAGTAAAAGGAGATGACAGAAATTTGCGTGACCGTTCGAACTATCAGGTAAATCCTTTTGTATATGGTGCACAATTTACCGTTTCATATAATAATGTAAGCCTTTTTGTGAAAAAAGATTTCAGCAATTTCTTTAAAGATTCTTATTTTGAAAATGATAAAGCTTTAGTCTTTGGCGTCGCTCTTGGCTGGTAA
- a CDS encoding rhomboid family intramembrane serine protease: MFNNIPPITRNLIIINIIVYIISNFFLYALNNPQLYNLLSAFYPFSPNFKSWQIITHMFMHAPLEGGVGIMHILFNMFTLYSFGPILEQSLGDKKYLILYFLSGLGAFFLFNLWNFIEIQQISNSLQALGVDVTEIYRQADVNYAGNILLNNKTPEIFDLSKKLLIDLKSPMLGASGAIFGIIAAFATLYPEARIGIMFIPIPVKVKYVLPVVVIGSIYLGITGNGGGVAHLAHVGGAIVGYILAIIWKKHLYRFN; this comes from the coding sequence ATGTTTAATAATATACCGCCAATTACAAGAAATCTAATTATTATAAACATTATAGTTTATATTATTTCTAACTTTTTCCTGTATGCACTCAATAATCCCCAACTGTATAATTTGCTGTCTGCATTTTATCCTTTTTCGCCGAATTTCAAATCTTGGCAGATCATCACTCACATGTTTATGCATGCTCCACTTGAGGGAGGTGTTGGTATAATGCATATTCTTTTCAATATGTTTACACTTTACAGTTTCGGTCCTATTCTAGAACAGTCTTTAGGAGATAAAAAATATCTAATTCTCTATTTTTTGAGTGGATTGGGAGCTTTTTTTCTATTTAATTTATGGAATTTTATTGAAATTCAACAAATTTCAAACAGTCTTCAAGCGTTAGGAGTAGATGTTACTGAAATTTACAGACAGGCAGATGTAAATTATGCCGGAAACATACTTTTAAATAATAAAACTCCTGAAATTTTCGATCTTTCTAAAAAACTTTTAATAGATCTTAAATCGCCCATGCTTGGTGCTTCCGGAGCAATTTTCGGCATTATTGCCGCATTTGCAACACTTTATCCTGAAGCCAGAATCGGCATTATGTTTATCCCTATTCCCGTAAAAGTAAAATATGTGCTTCCTGTGGTGGTTATTGGATCTATTTACTTAGGAATTACCGGAAACGGTGGTGGTGTAGCTCATTTAGCCCACGTTGGAGGAGCTATTGTGGGGTATATTCTCGCAATAATCTGGAAAAAACATTTATATCGATTTAACTAA
- the fumC gene encoding class II fumarate hydratase → MNYRIEKDTMGEVKVPADKFWGAQTERSRNNFKIGPEGSMPHEIIEAFAYLKKAAAFTNTELGVLSAEKRDMIAKVCEEILEGKLNDQFPLVIWQTGSGTQSNMNVNEVIANKSHVNNGGKLGEKTEVHPNDDVNKSQSSNDTYPTAMHIAAYKKVVETTIPAVEKLKNTLNEKAEAFKDIVKIGRTHLMDATPLTLGQEFSGYVAQLNFGIKALKNTLPHLSELALGGTAVGTGLNTPKGYDVKVAEYISKFTNLPFVTAENKFEALAAHDAIVESHGALKQLAVSLYKIAQDIRLLASGPRSGIGEIHIPENEPGSSIMPGKVNPTQNEAMTMVCAQVLGNDTTISFAGTQGNYELNVFKPVMAYNFLQSAQLIADACISFNEHCAVGIEPNRERIKELVDKSLMLVTALNTHIGYENAAKIAKTAHKNGTTLKEEAINLGLLTAEQFDEWVKPEDMVGSLK, encoded by the coding sequence ATGAATTACAGAATAGAAAAAGACACCATGGGCGAAGTAAAAGTGCCCGCCGATAAATTTTGGGGTGCACAGACTGAGCGCTCTAGAAACAATTTCAAAATAGGACCAGAAGGTTCTATGCCACACGAAATTATTGAAGCTTTTGCTTACCTGAAAAAAGCGGCAGCCTTTACCAATACAGAATTGGGAGTTCTTTCCGCTGAAAAAAGGGATATGATTGCCAAAGTTTGCGAAGAAATTTTAGAAGGAAAACTAAATGATCAATTCCCTTTGGTCATCTGGCAAACCGGTTCGGGAACACAATCGAATATGAATGTGAATGAGGTTATTGCCAATAAATCTCATGTAAATAATGGTGGAAAGCTTGGAGAAAAAACGGAAGTCCACCCGAATGATGATGTGAACAAATCCCAGTCTTCTAACGATACCTACCCTACGGCAATGCACATTGCTGCCTATAAGAAAGTAGTAGAAACCACGATTCCCGCTGTTGAAAAACTAAAAAATACGTTGAACGAAAAAGCAGAAGCTTTTAAAGATATTGTTAAGATCGGGAGAACGCATTTAATGGATGCCACTCCGCTTACTTTGGGACAAGAATTTTCGGGTTATGTTGCACAATTGAATTTTGGAATTAAAGCTTTAAAAAATACATTGCCCCATCTTTCGGAGCTTGCGTTGGGAGGAACGGCAGTAGGAACCGGTTTAAATACTCCAAAAGGGTATGATGTAAAAGTGGCGGAATATATTTCAAAATTCACAAATCTTCCGTTTGTAACCGCAGAAAATAAGTTTGAAGCTTTGGCTGCTCACGATGCGATTGTAGAATCTCACGGTGCTTTAAAACAATTGGCGGTTTCTTTGTACAAAATTGCTCAGGATATCAGATTATTGGCTTCAGGACCACGGTCTGGAATCGGGGAAATTCATATTCCGGAAAATGAACCGGGATCTTCTATTATGCCGGGGAAAGTAAATCCTACCCAAAATGAAGCAATGACAATGGTTTGTGCACAGGTTTTAGGAAATGATACCACGATTTCATTTGCAGGAACTCAGGGAAATTATGAACTGAATGTCTTCAAACCGGTAATGGCGTATAATTTTTTACAATCTGCCCAGTTAATTGCTGATGCATGTATTTCGTTTAATGAGCATTGTGCTGTGGGAATTGAGCCAAATCGTGAAAGAATTAAAGAATTGGTTGATAAATCTTTGATGTTGGTTACCGCTTTGAATACGCATATTGGGTACGAAAATGCTGCCAAAATTGCCAAAACGGCTCATAAAAATGGAACTACTTTAAAAGAGGAAGCTATAAATCTTGGTTTATTAACTGCTGAACAGTTTGACGAATGGGTAAAGCCTGAAGATATGGTGGGAAGTCTGAAATAA